Proteins found in one Labrenzia sp. VG12 genomic segment:
- a CDS encoding tetratricopeptide repeat protein, which translates to MFQRMTKAGTVLGALIVMGLAGNALAFDGQPTAPNRSIGPEDLSPTEALRAGARYYYSGDKAAALNSLQYAAENGQPMAAWKLGEMYAKGDGVPEDDLKAFEYYSQIVREHGEDRPDAPDAPFVSSAFVALGSYYLQGIDGAVPKNEARARQVFTHAASYFGDAEAQYELGRMYQDNNHRMAVRWYNLAALKGHIGAQARLGETLYALGSSDKKKARGLMWMTVARQQAEGQDASWINAMHEQYFAVSPEPVRQMARSLADGWLQQNRPDVLTAQVPSQ; encoded by the coding sequence ATGTTTCAACGCATGACAAAGGCCGGAACTGTGCTCGGCGCGTTGATAGTTATGGGACTGGCAGGAAACGCCCTGGCGTTTGACGGCCAGCCAACCGCACCGAACCGGTCGATCGGTCCTGAAGACCTGTCGCCGACAGAGGCCTTGCGTGCTGGTGCGCGCTATTACTACTCCGGTGACAAGGCAGCAGCCCTGAATTCTTTGCAATATGCCGCTGAAAACGGTCAGCCTATGGCTGCCTGGAAACTCGGTGAGATGTACGCAAAGGGCGATGGGGTCCCGGAAGACGACCTCAAGGCCTTCGAATATTACAGTCAGATCGTGCGTGAACACGGTGAGGACCGGCCGGACGCACCCGATGCACCCTTTGTGTCCAGTGCCTTTGTCGCGCTCGGCTCCTACTACCTGCAGGGCATAGACGGCGCCGTGCCGAAAAACGAAGCGCGGGCCCGTCAGGTGTTCACCCATGCCGCTTCCTACTTCGGGGATGCAGAAGCCCAATACGAACTTGGACGCATGTATCAGGACAACAATCACCGCATGGCGGTGCGCTGGTACAATCTAGCCGCTCTGAAGGGACATATCGGAGCACAGGCCCGGCTTGGTGAAACCCTCTATGCGCTGGGGTCCTCGGACAAGAAGAAGGCACGCGGTCTGATGTGGATGACCGTTGCCCGGCAGCAGGCCGAAGGTCAGGACGCCTCGTGGATCAATGCCATGCATGAGCAGTATTTTGCCGTGTCTCCGGAGCCGGTTCGCCAGATGGCGCGTTCCCTGGCAGATGGCTGGCTGCAACAGAACAGGCCTGACGTGCTGACCGCACAGGTGCCGTCCCAGTAA
- the xth gene encoding exodeoxyribonuclease III, translating into MKIATWNINGVKARIDTVQEWLKEASPDLACLQEIKSVDENFPRSVFEDLGYNVETHGQKGFNGVALLSKKPLEDVQRGLPGNDEDQQARYIEASVSTDRGAVRVGCLYLPNGNPLGTEKFPYKLEWMERLIAHAERRLAEETPFLLLGDYNVIPDPIDAKNPDNWLDDALYQPESRRNFRALTHLGMTEAVRATTEAAETYTFWDYQAGAWQKNNGIRIDHILMSAQATDLMQGVGIDKHVRGWEKPSDHVPVWVKLAA; encoded by the coding sequence ATGAAAATCGCGACCTGGAACATCAACGGCGTCAAGGCCCGGATCGACACGGTTCAGGAGTGGCTTAAGGAAGCCTCTCCGGATCTTGCCTGTCTTCAGGAAATCAAATCCGTAGACGAGAACTTTCCAAGGTCGGTGTTCGAGGATCTCGGCTATAATGTTGAAACCCATGGCCAAAAGGGTTTCAACGGTGTTGCGCTCCTGTCCAAGAAGCCGTTGGAGGATGTTCAGCGCGGGCTGCCGGGCAACGATGAAGACCAACAGGCGCGGTACATCGAGGCCAGCGTTTCGACCGATCGCGGCGCCGTGCGTGTCGGTTGCCTGTATCTTCCAAACGGCAATCCGCTCGGGACGGAAAAGTTTCCGTACAAACTGGAATGGATGGAGCGGCTGATTGCGCATGCCGAACGTCGCCTGGCGGAAGAAACACCGTTCCTGCTTCTGGGCGACTACAATGTCATCCCGGACCCGATTGACGCCAAAAACCCGGACAACTGGCTGGATGACGCACTCTATCAGCCTGAAAGCCGCCGCAACTTCCGGGCCTTGACGCATCTGGGCATGACCGAAGCGGTCAGGGCGACCACGGAAGCTGCCGAAACCTACACGTTCTGGGACTATCAGGCTGGTGCCTGGCAAAAAAACAACGGTATTCGCATCGACCATATTCTGATGTCGGCCCAGGCCACCGATCTGATGCAGGGCGTCGGCATCGACAAGCATGTGCGCGGCTGGGAAAAACCCTCTGACCATGTGCCGGTCTGGGTGAAACTCGCAGCCTGA
- the erpA gene encoding iron-sulfur cluster insertion protein ErpA, with protein MTETLESRVTVSDRAAKRIAAILSKEASGSMLRVSVEGGGCSGLQYKYDVVDSREDDDFVIENPGATVLIDSISLQYMGGSEIDFVDDLIGQSFQINNPNAVAGCGCGTSFTI; from the coding sequence ATGACCGAAACACTTGAAAGTCGAGTAACAGTCAGCGACCGCGCTGCCAAGCGCATCGCCGCGATTTTGTCAAAAGAAGCCTCCGGCAGCATGCTGCGGGTGAGCGTCGAAGGCGGCGGATGTTCCGGGCTGCAATATAAATATGACGTGGTGGATAGCCGCGAGGACGACGATTTTGTGATCGAAAATCCGGGTGCCACCGTGCTGATCGATTCCATTTCACTACAATACATGGGCGGATCGGAGATCGATTTTGTCGATGATCTGATTGGCCAGTCCTTTCAGATCAACAACCCCAATGCGGTGGCGGGCTGCGGCTGCGGCACGAGCTTTACCATCTGA
- a CDS encoding deoxyguanosinetriphosphate triphosphohydrolase gives MTVDIGFGAQALAVYAQNPFESRGRLFPEPESPTRTPFQRDRDRIIHSSAFRRLKHKTQVFVYHEGDHFRTRLTHTIEVSQIARSLARALRLDEDLAECLALSHDLGHTPFGHEGEDVMHECMAPFGGFDHNAQSLRVVTHLEQRYAEFDGLNLAWETLEGLVKHNGPLLDPDGAPLGKFRNSELPFAIRDYAARQDLLLSTWPSAEAQAAAIADDIAYDAHDLDDGLRAGLFAIEDMREVPFLADILSEVDGKYPGLEESRRIHEIVRRSITRMVEDVIRFGMQNLEELTPKSANDIRMAGRCLVGFSDAMTTAEKEVKRFLFARVYRHEDVLAVRRLVARVVRDLFTRFISEPDLMPKPWNVGLENLGGEATARRVCDYIAGMTDRYAIEEHRRLFDDTPDLG, from the coding sequence ATGACCGTGGATATCGGATTTGGGGCGCAGGCCCTGGCAGTCTACGCGCAAAATCCCTTTGAGAGCAGGGGGCGGCTATTCCCTGAACCGGAAAGCCCGACACGGACCCCCTTTCAAAGGGATCGGGATCGGATCATCCATTCGTCCGCATTCAGACGTCTGAAACACAAGACCCAGGTTTTCGTCTATCACGAGGGAGATCATTTCCGCACGCGGCTGACCCACACGATCGAAGTGTCCCAGATTGCGCGATCCCTGGCCCGGGCGCTCCGGCTCGACGAGGATCTGGCGGAATGTCTCGCGCTCTCGCATGACCTCGGGCACACGCCATTTGGTCATGAGGGTGAAGACGTCATGCATGAGTGCATGGCGCCCTTTGGCGGGTTTGACCACAATGCCCAGTCACTTCGCGTGGTCACACATCTGGAGCAGCGTTACGCCGAGTTCGACGGCCTTAACCTGGCCTGGGAGACGCTGGAAGGCCTCGTCAAGCACAACGGTCCCTTGCTGGATCCGGATGGTGCCCCGCTTGGAAAGTTCAGGAACAGCGAATTGCCCTTTGCAATTCGAGACTATGCGGCTCGTCAGGATCTCCTGCTGTCGACCTGGCCGAGTGCAGAGGCGCAGGCCGCCGCGATTGCCGATGATATTGCCTATGATGCCCATGATCTGGATGACGGTCTGAGGGCGGGCCTGTTCGCCATCGAAGACATGCGTGAAGTCCCGTTCCTGGCCGACATTCTGAGCGAAGTGGACGGGAAGTATCCCGGCCTGGAGGAAAGCCGTCGCATTCACGAGATCGTACGCCGTTCAATCACGCGCATGGTTGAAGACGTGATCCGTTTCGGCATGCAGAACCTGGAGGAACTGACACCCAAATCTGCAAATGACATTCGAATGGCAGGTCGTTGCCTGGTCGGTTTCTCGGATGCGATGACGACTGCGGAGAAGGAGGTCAAACGGTTCCTGTTCGCCCGGGTCTATCGGCACGAGGATGTGCTCGCGGTCCGTCGACTTGTTGCGCGTGTTGTCCGGGATCTCTTCACGCGGTTCATAAGCGAACCGGACCTCATGCCCAAACCCTGGAATGTCGGTCTGGAGAACCTCGGTGGAGAGGCAACAGCGCGTCGTGTCTGCGACTACATTGCCGGCATGACGGACCGGTATGCCATTGAAGAGCACCGCAGATTGTTTGACGACACTCCTGATTTGGGGTAG
- the argS gene encoding arginine--tRNA ligase, protein MNIFADFTQRVKNILQDLDLKDTNGVAPNLSRVVVEAPRDPAHGDLATNAAMVLAKSLGMKPRDLAEQLVAKLNADEDVTETTIAGPGFINMRVAPAVWHRVLTSVLEAGTRFGAQEKDNPRKVNVEYVSANPTGPMHVGHIRGAVVGDVLANLLEFAGDEVVKEYYINDAGSQIDTLARSAFLRYREALGEDIGEIPSGFYPGDYLVPVGALLKEEFGTSLKDKDENEWLPLVKERAIAAMLDLIREDLATLGVTHEVFYSEKTLHERSDANGSKIDHMLDTLRDKGLVYQGTLPPPKGQVPEDWEDREQTLFRASDFGDDTDRALKKSDGSYTYFAADVAYFQDKFERGFSETIYVLGADHSGYAKRLQAVGKAVSDGKTDVIVRFCQLVKLMRDGEPVKMSKRSGDFITLREVVDEVGPDPVRFMMLFRKNDAPLDFDFKKVTEQSKDNPVFYVQYGHARCRSVLRRAIEETSLESIDDTELTGADLALLDDSGELELFAKLAEWPKVVEASAETHEPHRIAFYLHELASSLQGQYNKGYDLPHLRFIQDGNLKLTLARLALVRAVSLVLASGLSILGVNAPEEMR, encoded by the coding sequence ATGAATATCTTTGCGGACTTCACGCAACGCGTCAAAAATATCCTTCAAGATCTTGATTTAAAAGATACCAATGGTGTCGCGCCGAATCTTTCCCGTGTGGTGGTCGAGGCACCCCGCGATCCGGCACATGGCGATCTGGCTACAAATGCAGCCATGGTCCTGGCCAAGTCGCTCGGCATGAAGCCCCGCGATCTGGCCGAGCAGCTGGTCGCGAAGCTGAATGCGGACGAAGACGTGACCGAAACGACGATCGCGGGCCCGGGCTTCATCAACATGCGCGTTGCACCTGCCGTCTGGCACCGTGTCCTGACCAGTGTCCTTGAGGCTGGCACACGGTTCGGAGCGCAGGAAAAGGACAATCCGCGCAAGGTCAATGTCGAGTATGTTTCGGCGAACCCGACCGGTCCCATGCATGTCGGTCATATCCGCGGCGCGGTCGTTGGGGACGTGTTGGCAAACCTTCTGGAATTCGCCGGCGATGAAGTGGTCAAGGAGTACTACATCAACGATGCCGGTTCTCAGATCGATACGCTCGCGCGCAGCGCGTTCCTGAGATATCGCGAGGCGCTTGGCGAAGACATCGGTGAAATCCCGTCAGGATTTTATCCCGGGGACTACCTGGTTCCGGTGGGAGCGCTGCTCAAGGAAGAATTCGGCACGTCCCTGAAGGACAAGGACGAAAACGAGTGGCTGCCGCTCGTAAAAGAGCGTGCGATAGCGGCAATGCTCGATCTGATCCGGGAAGACCTGGCCACGCTCGGTGTTACGCATGAGGTGTTTTATTCCGAAAAGACCCTGCATGAACGGAGCGATGCCAACGGATCCAAGATTGATCACATGCTGGACACCCTGCGTGACAAGGGCTTGGTCTATCAGGGCACGCTGCCACCGCCCAAGGGGCAGGTTCCGGAAGACTGGGAAGACCGGGAACAGACCCTGTTCAGAGCAAGCGACTTTGGCGATGACACCGACCGGGCCTTGAAGAAGTCCGACGGTTCCTACACCTACTTTGCCGCGGACGTCGCCTATTTTCAGGACAAGTTCGAACGCGGTTTCAGTGAAACCATCTACGTGTTGGGAGCCGATCACAGCGGCTATGCCAAGCGTCTGCAGGCGGTTGGCAAGGCGGTCTCTGACGGCAAGACGGATGTGATCGTTCGTTTCTGTCAGTTGGTCAAGCTCATGCGCGACGGTGAACCGGTCAAGATGTCGAAGCGTTCGGGAGACTTTATCACGCTGCGCGAAGTCGTTGACGAGGTCGGTCCCGATCCGGTCCGGTTCATGATGCTGTTCCGCAAGAACGATGCGCCGCTCGATTTCGACTTCAAGAAGGTCACCGAGCAATCGAAGGACAATCCGGTATTCTATGTCCAGTACGGGCATGCAAGATGCAGGTCAGTCTTGCGGCGGGCCATTGAGGAGACGTCTCTTGAGTCGATAGACGACACTGAGCTCACGGGTGCTGATCTGGCTCTGCTGGACGACAGCGGAGAGCTTGAGCTCTTCGCGAAACTTGCAGAGTGGCCGAAAGTTGTAGAAGCGTCAGCTGAAACACATGAGCCGCACAGAATCGCCTTTTATCTGCACGAGCTCGCAAGTTCTCTGCAAGGTCAGTACAACAAAGGCTACGATTTGCCGCATTTACGGTTTATTCAGGACGGTAACTTGAAATTAACCCTAGCGCGTCTTGCTTTGGTTCGTGCAGTATCTCTGGTGCTCGCTTCAGGATTATCGATTCTCGGTGTGAATGCTCCTGAAGAAATGCGATAG
- a CDS encoding SPOR domain-containing protein, translated as MSSGRVGSTDYFAGLEDVAVDPVAPANPDQVRQEPTFAPVAPVVAAPVAPVDEIPSPSEPIAPADPTPPGLSLGDLAQASQPTATPEPGQSSHVSSLWPDIHANEPRETAAAPTHAPVAPAEPEAPLRENSPGHVAPFERVAANDQTSLSPTLSIDLEQNLTAELEDELIGALRQSVDDTQPVSTPQPTAPSVDSRPEQSGFAGLPDSFGQEFEAGLQQHSPEVLPADSYRVEPAPAPAPAPAVSVPASEVIRPAETQPGSTPFPSAVNEAAAASSHATSSFAPEEPRTTVPGFNEPVQPVEPVSPETASRPRIDENDLFAALNPAAAAPTVSEPVAPQHGSGEPAGIDALFADLDFPPPGDRNAAPSPTVQEPTPAPAPEPDPLAGASDIDDMTWPAAAAEVPQTDEEDDTPPPPEGYDLDAVARAMQESDPSLTGAGVLPPHSAAEKEAVPQAKEKSRRGLFVAAGVMGVAVLGAAGFFLVDGDGVVVPSGPPPVISGLQEPLKIYPEESPAPADSQTTKMIYDRVNENNGSAPSNLVLPETPQPAELPPAPAGTNNGAELVPGAPKRVRTVIVRPDGTIVSEDDPATPAAAVPAPATTPAPATPEPAAPATPANSDASRVVATTPITGTAEPVAPAATPEPAAPTPAVSETPAIVAGTGEPTAGQTDAQPPAEIVSVTPRKKPNAPVQVASAPPVATTPAPAVQNSGPLNLNQTASAPAATPAPAGNTGTIASGTYIVQVTSQRSAAAASDAYSGLQRRFPAILGNRNAVIVAANVQDRGVFYRARIPTTSRDEAISLCENLQAAGGDCFVRRQP; from the coding sequence GTGAGCAGTGGCCGCGTCGGCAGCACGGACTATTTCGCTGGACTTGAAGATGTAGCCGTTGATCCGGTTGCGCCCGCCAATCCCGATCAGGTTCGTCAGGAACCGACCTTTGCACCTGTCGCACCGGTAGTCGCAGCTCCAGTTGCACCGGTGGACGAGATCCCGTCTCCTTCGGAACCGATTGCCCCGGCAGATCCAACGCCCCCGGGGCTGTCCCTCGGAGATCTTGCCCAGGCCTCTCAACCGACGGCAACACCTGAACCTGGGCAATCGTCTCACGTGTCCTCGCTCTGGCCGGACATTCATGCCAACGAGCCTCGGGAGACAGCCGCCGCGCCAACGCACGCGCCTGTAGCACCTGCTGAGCCGGAGGCGCCGCTTCGGGAAAACTCGCCCGGCCACGTAGCCCCCTTTGAACGTGTTGCGGCAAACGATCAGACCAGCCTGTCGCCGACCCTGTCGATCGATCTGGAGCAGAACCTGACGGCTGAGCTGGAAGATGAACTGATCGGTGCTTTGCGTCAGTCCGTCGATGACACTCAGCCGGTGTCCACGCCGCAGCCGACGGCACCCAGTGTCGACAGTCGTCCGGAACAGTCCGGTTTTGCCGGGCTGCCCGATTCGTTCGGCCAGGAGTTCGAGGCTGGACTGCAGCAACATTCACCCGAGGTTTTGCCCGCAGACAGTTATCGTGTCGAGCCGGCACCGGCGCCGGCCCCGGCCCCTGCCGTATCTGTTCCGGCTTCGGAAGTGATCAGGCCTGCGGAAACACAGCCGGGGAGCACCCCCTTTCCGTCAGCCGTGAACGAAGCTGCGGCAGCGTCCTCGCATGCCACATCATCATTCGCTCCGGAGGAACCACGCACGACGGTTCCCGGTTTCAACGAACCTGTGCAGCCGGTCGAGCCGGTGTCCCCTGAGACTGCGTCTCGGCCTCGCATTGACGAGAATGATCTGTTTGCAGCCCTGAATCCGGCGGCAGCTGCACCGACGGTCAGCGAACCCGTCGCTCCTCAGCACGGATCAGGTGAACCTGCAGGCATAGACGCGTTGTTTGCAGATCTCGACTTTCCGCCTCCGGGCGACCGCAACGCAGCGCCGTCACCCACGGTTCAAGAGCCGACGCCTGCGCCTGCACCCGAACCCGACCCCCTGGCTGGGGCGTCTGACATCGATGACATGACATGGCCAGCGGCGGCCGCTGAGGTTCCTCAGACGGACGAGGAGGACGATACGCCTCCGCCGCCCGAAGGTTATGACCTGGATGCGGTTGCCAGGGCAATGCAGGAAAGCGATCCGAGCCTGACCGGTGCCGGAGTGTTGCCGCCGCATTCGGCCGCCGAGAAGGAAGCTGTCCCGCAGGCGAAAGAAAAGTCGCGCCGCGGACTGTTTGTTGCCGCGGGCGTGATGGGCGTTGCCGTTCTTGGCGCAGCCGGGTTCTTCCTGGTCGACGGAGACGGGGTGGTTGTGCCAAGTGGCCCGCCACCGGTCATCAGCGGTCTGCAGGAACCGCTCAAGATCTATCCTGAAGAAAGCCCGGCACCTGCCGATAGCCAGACGACTAAGATGATCTACGACCGGGTTAACGAGAACAACGGATCGGCACCGTCCAATCTGGTTCTGCCCGAGACACCGCAGCCCGCTGAACTGCCCCCTGCACCGGCCGGTACCAATAACGGTGCAGAGCTGGTTCCAGGGGCTCCCAAGCGTGTGCGTACGGTCATAGTCCGCCCGGATGGTACGATCGTTTCTGAAGATGATCCGGCGACGCCAGCAGCAGCTGTTCCAGCACCGGCCACAACGCCGGCGCCTGCTACACCGGAACCTGCAGCACCTGCTACTCCGGCCAATAGCGACGCCTCACGGGTGGTGGCGACGACGCCGATAACAGGTACAGCTGAGCCAGTGGCGCCAGCTGCGACGCCTGAACCGGCTGCGCCAACCCCTGCAGTTTCCGAGACGCCGGCAATCGTCGCCGGAACAGGAGAGCCGACAGCTGGACAGACCGATGCGCAGCCGCCTGCGGAAATTGTTAGCGTTACACCGCGCAAGAAACCGAATGCGCCGGTACAGGTGGCAAGCGCGCCTCCTGTGGCGACAACACCTGCACCCGCAGTGCAAAATAGTGGTCCGCTCAACCTGAACCAGACAGCCAGCGCACCGGCGGCAACACCTGCACCTGCCGGCAATACGGGAACGATTGCCTCCGGGACCTACATCGTTCAGGTCACGTCGCAGCGGTCTGCCGCCGCCGCGTCTGACGCCTATTCAGGTCTGCAGCGGCGGTTCCCGGCCATTCTCGGCAATCGCAACGCCGTTATCGTCGCCGCCAATGTCCAGGATCGAGGCGTGTTCTATCGTGCGCGTATTCCAACGACGTCTCGCGACGAAGCGATTTCGCTCT